A window of the Deltaproteobacteria bacterium genome harbors these coding sequences:
- a CDS encoding TlpA family protein disulfide reductase has product MKTVRVLSALMLLFPLLFACGEKRESKNYDHLKPYLLPGARAANFEARTMENRFISFSKYRGNVIFMTVWKKKSAACVQNMVTLEKIHEKYKGRGFTSVALNADNLNYVPSGKIIDFVKEKGITYPVLLDDQNQGIERYKVINIPITFLIDRQGIINYIAYDKEDLMSPENLARIEKLL; this is encoded by the coding sequence ATGAAAACCGTCAGAGTACTATCTGCATTAATGCTTCTTTTTCCCCTCTTATTTGCCTGCGGGGAAAAAAGGGAGAGTAAAAATTATGACCACTTAAAACCCTATCTTCTTCCCGGCGCCCGGGCAGCAAACTTCGAAGCAAGGACGATGGAAAACAGGTTCATCTCATTTTCTAAATACAGGGGCAATGTGATCTTCATGACGGTCTGGAAAAAAAAGAGCGCCGCCTGCGTACAAAATATGGTGACCCTTGAGAAGATACATGAGAAATACAAAGGCAGAGGTTTTACTTCCGTGGCCCTTAATGCAGATAACCTCAATTACGTTCCATCGGGCAAGATTATCGACTTTGTCAAAGAAAAAGGAATCACTTACCCCGTTCTGCTCGATGACCAGAACCAGGGTATCGAACGTTATAAAGTCATTAATATTCCCATTACCTTCCTCATCGACAGGCAGGGCATCATAAACTACATAGCCTACGACAAGGAAGACCTTATGAGTCCTGAAAATCTGGCGAGGATAGAAAAGTTGCTCTAA
- a CDS encoding acyl-CoA dehydrogenase family protein: MVEEKDSEISEAEERRALEVTEEAREEEWANPSFVGDLFMGKLNMDAIMPFPEQSEEDKKAGDELIAKLKPFLAKELDADEVDRTGEIPSKVLEGFKKLGLFGIKIPVEYGGLGLGQYNYGRIIELISSHCGSTAVFLSAHQSIGVPQPLKMFGTDEQKKKFLPRLAKGAISAFALTEPGVGSDPSKMTTTATPTRDGKHFLIKGQKLWISNGPIADILIVMARTPTDNPEKTKITAFIVEKGMEGFSVKHRCSFLGLNGLNNGLLEFQDVRVPRENIIMGEGKGLKLALMTLNTGRLTLPAGSSGVAKQCLAIARKWANERHQWGAPIGRHEAVAEKITAIASDTFAIESVAWLTSAMADKGVADIRLEAAMAKLFSTERLWSIIDETLQVRGGRGYETADSLRGRGEEPMPVERMLRDARINTIIEGTTDIMHLFIAREALDPHMKIARLSPLTGKMDMVAAAKYYVKWYPRLWAVRNHVPEKHMMAGLLYPHLKYVERATRRLARTLFHVMMRYQAKLEKKQRVLGRIVDMGTEIFAMAAAISRAQMLYSRNRSDRTPLELADAFCKRSRRRIRSLHMAVYCNDDASEYELAKKFLHGEFSWLEEGIVSTWRSEVEEKKAEAKAAAAKSVKKMTVKGAVKEEALKKQSDTRKTKKETAKKAAPKMGEKKGTVKKKPAAPKSKKAPVKKASKEPATGKKSVEEGEKKEG, encoded by the coding sequence ATGGTGGAAGAAAAAGATAGCGAGATTTCTGAGGCTGAAGAAAGAAGGGCCCTTGAAGTAACGGAAGAGGCGCGGGAAGAGGAGTGGGCCAATCCGAGCTTTGTTGGTGATCTTTTTATGGGAAAGCTCAATATGGATGCCATTATGCCTTTCCCCGAACAGAGTGAAGAAGACAAAAAGGCCGGTGATGAGTTAATTGCAAAGCTTAAACCCTTTCTTGCAAAGGAACTCGATGCTGATGAGGTCGACAGGACGGGGGAAATACCCTCCAAAGTGCTTGAAGGCTTTAAAAAGCTGGGACTTTTCGGTATCAAGATCCCCGTGGAATATGGAGGTCTTGGTCTTGGCCAGTATAATTACGGAAGAATTATCGAACTTATCTCAAGCCATTGTGGCTCGACGGCTGTCTTTCTCTCGGCCCATCAGAGTATCGGTGTGCCCCAGCCTCTCAAGATGTTCGGTACGGATGAGCAGAAGAAAAAGTTTCTTCCCAGACTTGCAAAGGGGGCAATTTCGGCCTTTGCCCTGACCGAACCCGGCGTGGGATCAGATCCTTCCAAAATGACGACGACAGCAACGCCCACCAGGGACGGAAAGCATTTTCTCATTAAGGGCCAAAAACTCTGGATATCGAACGGTCCCATAGCGGATATTCTGATTGTCATGGCCCGCACGCCTACTGACAATCCTGAAAAAACGAAGATTACGGCATTTATCGTTGAAAAGGGGATGGAAGGTTTTTCGGTCAAACATCGCTGCTCTTTCCTCGGTCTTAACGGTCTTAATAACGGCTTGCTTGAATTTCAGGATGTCAGGGTTCCCCGGGAAAATATTATTATGGGAGAAGGAAAGGGGCTCAAGCTCGCCCTTATGACCCTCAATACGGGGAGGCTCACACTCCCTGCCGGAAGTTCGGGAGTGGCAAAACAGTGCCTTGCTATCGCCAGGAAATGGGCCAATGAACGTCATCAGTGGGGTGCACCAATTGGCAGGCATGAGGCTGTTGCTGAAAAGATTACTGCTATTGCTTCTGATACATTTGCTATCGAATCGGTGGCCTGGTTAACATCCGCCATGGCTGACAAGGGTGTGGCCGATATCAGGCTGGAAGCGGCCATGGCGAAGCTTTTCAGCACGGAACGCCTCTGGTCGATTATCGATGAGACACTCCAGGTTCGGGGTGGTCGCGGTTATGAGACGGCCGATTCCCTTCGCGGCAGGGGGGAAGAGCCCATGCCTGTGGAACGCATGCTAAGAGATGCAAGAATAAATACCATTATCGAGGGGACGACGGATATTATGCATCTCTTTATTGCAAGAGAGGCCCTCGATCCCCATATGAAGATAGCCAGGCTTTCACCCCTTACCGGCAAGATGGATATGGTTGCAGCGGCAAAGTATTACGTCAAGTGGTACCCCCGGCTCTGGGCGGTAAGAAACCATGTTCCCGAAAAGCACATGATGGCAGGCTTGCTCTACCCCCACCTTAAATACGTGGAAAGGGCCACAAGGCGTCTTGCCAGGACCCTTTTTCATGTCATGATGCGCTACCAGGCAAAGCTTGAGAAAAAGCAGCGTGTTCTTGGCAGGATTGTCGATATGGGAACAGAGATTTTTGCCATGGCTGCCGCCATATCGAGGGCGCAGATGCTTTACAGCAGAAACAGGAGCGACAGAACACCCCTTGAACTGGCCGATGCCTTTTGCAAACGGTCAAGAAGGCGCATCAGATCTCTCCATATGGCCGTTTATTGCAATGATGACGCATCGGAATACGAACTTGCAAAGAAGTTTCTCCATGGTGAATTCAGCTGGCTTGAAGAGGGGATAGTATCTACATGGCGCAGTGAAGTAGAAGAGAAGAAAGCTGAAGCAAAAGCGGCAGCTGCAAAGAGTGTAAAAAAGATGACTGTAAAAGGCGCCGTCAAGGAAGAAGCCCTTAAAAAGCAATCTGACACAAGGAAGACAAAAAAAGAGACGGCCAAAAAGGCGGCTCCCAAGATGGGTGAAAAAAAAGGGACTGTTAAAAAGAAGCCTGCCGCGCCGAAGTCAAAAAAGGCTCCTGTCAAAAAGGCGAGTAAAGAGCCTGCCACCGGTAAAAAATCGGTTGAAGAGGGGGAGAAGAAGGAAGGCTAA
- the proC gene encoding pyrroline-5-carboxylate reductase has translation MLQGKRLGFIGAGNMAEAIMRGVLDSGKVKAAEITAGDSNFERLNVIVEGFGIEGHNKNFEVAKKADIIILAVKPQVMDKVLADIKNEISGDKLVISIAAGVKLKTLAAGLKKGAKIVRVMPNTPALVLAGISAICPGEGIDDADKKALFAIFDAIGESVLLDNEGLMDAVTGLSGSGPAFVYTFIEALSDAGVKVGLPRDISTRLAMQTVYGSAKVVKELERHPAELRDMVTSPGGTTIAGMGALEEKGFRAAVISAVEAATKRSKELGE, from the coding sequence ATGCTTCAGGGAAAGAGATTGGGATTTATAGGCGCAGGTAATATGGCTGAGGCCATTATGCGGGGTGTCCTCGATTCGGGCAAGGTAAAGGCCGCTGAGATAACGGCCGGTGACAGCAATTTCGAGCGGCTCAATGTTATTGTCGAAGGCTTTGGCATAGAAGGGCACAACAAAAATTTTGAAGTTGCAAAAAAAGCGGACATTATTATTCTTGCCGTAAAACCACAGGTCATGGATAAAGTCCTTGCTGACATCAAGAATGAAATATCGGGTGACAAACTTGTTATCAGTATCGCCGCAGGCGTCAAGCTTAAAACGCTGGCAGCGGGACTTAAAAAGGGTGCAAAAATAGTGAGAGTCATGCCCAATACACCGGCCCTTGTTCTGGCAGGCATTTCCGCCATATGCCCCGGCGAGGGCATCGATGACGCGGATAAAAAAGCCCTCTTTGCCATCTTCGATGCTATCGGAGAGTCAGTCCTTCTCGATAATGAGGGCCTTATGGATGCCGTAACAGGGCTTAGCGGCAGTGGTCCCGCATTTGTTTATACCTTTATTGAGGCCCTTTCTGACGCAGGGGTCAAGGTGGGTCTGCCGAGGGATATTTCAACTCGCCTTGCGATGCAGACCGTTTACGGTTCAGCAAAGGTGGTAAAAGAACTGGAAAGGCACCCTGCCGAATTGAGAGATATGGTGACTTCCCCCGGCGGGACGACTATTGCAGGTATGGGCGCACTGGAAGAAAAAGGTTTTCGGGCGGCAGTAATATCAGCTGTTGAAGCTGCAACAAAAAGGTCTAAGGAACTTGGAGAATAG
- a CDS encoding SLC13 family permease produces MSVNEKTVKKVFLVGGLLASLALLFRGDLDPGHPEITKMAAVALLMAIWWISEAIPLAATALVPVALFPLLGILPGKKTAALYFNDVIFLFIGGFIVALAMQKWNLHKRIALKLILFIGLSPRRIVLGFMVATAFLSMWISNTATTMMMVPIAAAIILKLEDNLSSKEVRNFSLALLLGIAYSASIGGLATLIGTPPNLSFARIYSINFPNAPEVTFAAWFFFALPLSLLFFAVVWTFLVSLFCRSGTSLEVDKNILHEEYKKLGPAGFEEKVIFTVFLTMAFLWLTRKGINLGEFSLPGWSLFVPEPKFIDDGTVAIFMALLLFIIPSRKEEGGGIMDWGAARDLPWGIVLLFGGGFALAGGFKESGLSLWLGNALAGLEALNPIILVMIICLAVTFLTELTSNTATTEMILPILAGVAVAIEINPLLLMIPATLSASCAFMLPVATPPNAIVFGTGRIKIYEMARVGLILNLIGVILITIAIFTTGKAVFGIDPAVFPQCCYTK; encoded by the coding sequence TTGTCTGTTAATGAGAAGACGGTAAAAAAGGTATTCCTTGTTGGCGGGCTCCTTGCCTCCCTGGCCCTTCTCTTCCGGGGAGACCTCGATCCCGGGCATCCCGAAATAACAAAAATGGCTGCCGTTGCCCTTCTGATGGCTATCTGGTGGATATCAGAGGCCATCCCGCTGGCGGCAACGGCCCTTGTTCCTGTTGCTCTCTTTCCTCTTCTGGGCATTCTGCCCGGCAAGAAAACAGCGGCCCTTTATTTTAACGATGTTATATTTCTCTTCATTGGCGGTTTCATTGTAGCCCTTGCCATGCAAAAATGGAACCTTCATAAAAGAATAGCCCTGAAACTCATTCTTTTTATCGGACTTAGCCCCAGGCGGATTGTGCTGGGCTTTATGGTTGCAACGGCTTTTCTCTCCATGTGGATATCCAATACGGCCACGACAATGATGATGGTGCCTATTGCGGCAGCCATTATTCTTAAACTGGAAGACAACCTGAGCAGTAAGGAGGTACGCAATTTTTCCCTTGCTCTTTTGCTTGGTATTGCCTATTCGGCATCTATCGGGGGATTGGCAACGCTCATCGGCACACCGCCCAACCTTTCATTTGCCAGGATCTACAGCATCAATTTTCCTAATGCGCCGGAAGTGACCTTTGCCGCATGGTTTTTCTTTGCCCTTCCTCTTTCTCTCCTCTTTTTTGCTGTTGTCTGGACCTTTCTCGTTTCACTTTTTTGCAGGTCTGGAACTTCACTTGAAGTCGATAAAAACATACTCCATGAAGAGTACAAAAAGCTTGGTCCCGCCGGTTTTGAAGAAAAGGTGATTTTCACTGTCTTTCTTACCATGGCCTTTCTATGGCTAACAAGAAAGGGGATAAATTTAGGTGAATTTTCTTTACCCGGCTGGAGTCTTTTTGTTCCTGAGCCCAAGTTTATTGATGACGGTACGGTGGCCATCTTTATGGCCCTTCTCCTTTTTATTATCCCGTCCAGGAAAGAGGAGGGCGGCGGCATAATGGACTGGGGGGCGGCAAGGGACCTTCCCTGGGGGATTGTGCTCCTTTTCGGAGGAGGCTTTGCGCTGGCAGGCGGCTTTAAGGAGTCAGGCCTTTCCCTGTGGCTGGGGAATGCCCTGGCGGGACTTGAGGCGCTCAATCCCATTATCCTTGTCATGATTATATGCCTTGCCGTTACCTTTCTTACAGAGCTTACTTCCAATACGGCAACAACGGAGATGATTCTTCCCATCCTTGCCGGTGTTGCAGTCGCAATAGAAATTAATCCCCTTCTGCTCATGATTCCTGCAACACTTTCCGCTTCATGCGCTTTTATGCTTCCCGTCGCCACGCCTCCCAATGCTATCGTTTTCGGCACAGGACGGATAAAGATCTATGAAATGGCCAGAGTTGGATTAATACTTAACCTTATCGGTGTCATACTCATTACTATTGCCATATTCACAACAGGCAAGGCCGTTTTCGGTATCGACCCGGCTGTGTTTCCCCAGTGCTGTTATACAAAATAA
- a CDS encoding M23 family metallopeptidase: MVEPGEKQLERIRRENRALFSVKRYISKKRYWEGDFIRPVKGKIAGNFGVRRILNGVSKSPHSGNDVRAPAGSKIKSPNDGRVIYVDNMYYGGKTIVIDHGHGLSTLYMHLSKIFVNHGQEIKKGQIIGLVGSTGRSTGPHLHWGAYLYGEKVDPASLLGLSVDEVITAEFPVPGKRERLSHEQLGGN; encoded by the coding sequence ATGGTAGAGCCCGGTGAAAAGCAGCTCGAAAGAATCAGGCGGGAAAACCGAGCCCTTTTTAGTGTTAAAAGATATATCAGCAAAAAAAGGTACTGGGAGGGTGATTTTATTCGCCCCGTTAAAGGAAAGATTGCCGGCAACTTTGGCGTAAGACGTATCCTTAACGGCGTCAGCAAGAGCCCCCATTCAGGGAATGACGTAAGGGCCCCTGCCGGCTCGAAGATCAAAAGTCCCAATGACGGCAGGGTCATTTATGTGGATAACATGTATTATGGCGGCAAGACGATCGTTATCGATCACGGCCATGGTCTTTCAACGCTCTATATGCATCTTTCCAAAATATTCGTTAATCATGGCCAGGAAATTAAAAAAGGGCAGATCATCGGTCTTGTCGGGAGTACGGGCAGGTCTACGGGACCTCACCTTCACTGGGGGGCTTACCTCTACGGAGAGAAGGTCGACCCTGCTTCTCTCCTTGGCCTTAGTGTTGATGAGGTTATAACAGCCGAATTTCCTGTTCCCGGGAAAAGAGAAAGGCTTTCCCATGAACAGCTTGGGGGGAACTGA
- a CDS encoding bifunctional folylpolyglutamate synthase/dihydrofolate synthase encodes MAIDKMDQMQVDLGLERMYQIMKRLGNPHRQFRSVHIAGTNGKGSTAAFIANTLKEGGYKTGFYTSPHLERFNERVQISGDLISDDEVETISAEIKNAGKGVPGGEPTCFEFMTALAFLYFARRKVDIAVIEVGLGGRLDATNIITPLLSVITPVALDHADYLGSDLQTVAAEKGGVIKKGAPLIMGRQEREVEEVLRKIAAKNDSEAFVLHSDFDFRVSENEEFDFRGIDRNINGFQISLYGRHQVENAALALAALQLLSRYGYPSNEKTLKRGMKETFWPGRFEVLSSNPAVILDGAHNPAGAARLAEALSEKFGGDKGVLVAGFMDDKDYYGMLTELVPLAWDIILTRPDQKRSFDPEAGIDRVRGIAGISRVQVIPAMKDAINKGIMLAKDKRFIIITGSLYGVGEARGILKEAYFPV; translated from the coding sequence ATGGCTATAGACAAGATGGACCAGATGCAGGTAGATCTCGGTCTGGAGAGAATGTATCAAATCATGAAACGCCTTGGCAATCCTCACAGGCAATTCAGATCTGTCCATATTGCCGGGACTAACGGTAAAGGGTCGACAGCTGCTTTTATTGCCAATACATTGAAAGAAGGGGGCTATAAAACAGGCTTTTACACATCGCCTCATCTGGAGCGATTTAATGAAAGGGTGCAAATCAGCGGGGATTTAATTTCTGATGATGAAGTAGAAACAATCTCTGCCGAGATTAAAAATGCGGGTAAAGGAGTCCCTGGCGGAGAACCTACCTGTTTTGAATTTATGACGGCCCTGGCTTTCCTCTACTTTGCGAGAAGAAAGGTGGATATAGCCGTTATCGAAGTAGGGCTCGGCGGGAGACTTGATGCGACAAATATAATCACTCCCCTTCTATCTGTTATAACGCCTGTTGCCCTCGATCATGCCGACTATCTTGGGAGTGACCTGCAGACCGTAGCCGCTGAAAAAGGGGGGGTTATTAAAAAGGGGGCGCCCCTTATTATGGGGAGGCAGGAGAGGGAGGTGGAAGAGGTACTCAGAAAGATTGCCGCCAAAAATGATTCAGAGGCCTTTGTTCTTCATTCCGACTTTGATTTCAGGGTATCGGAAAATGAGGAATTTGATTTCAGGGGGATAGATCGGAATATTAACGGCTTTCAAATCTCGCTCTATGGCAGGCATCAGGTGGAAAATGCGGCCCTTGCCCTTGCAGCTCTGCAACTTCTTTCCCGTTACGGTTACCCCAGTAATGAGAAGACATTGAAAAGAGGCATGAAAGAGACTTTCTGGCCGGGAAGATTTGAGGTGCTGTCATCTAATCCTGCTGTTATTCTGGATGGCGCTCATAATCCTGCCGGGGCGGCAAGACTGGCAGAGGCGCTCAGTGAAAAGTTCGGGGGGGATAAAGGGGTGCTTGTAGCCGGTTTTATGGATGACAAGGATTATTACGGTATGTTGACGGAACTTGTCCCCCTGGCATGGGACATAATACTTACAAGGCCCGATCAGAAAAGGTCCTTTGATCCAGAGGCGGGGATAGACAGGGTGAGGGGAATTGCCGGGATTTCGCGTGTACAGGTTATTCCTGCTATGAAAGATGCAATAAATAAAGGAATTATGCTTGCAAAAGATAAGAGGTTTATTATAATTACAGGCTCGCTTTATGGTGTGGGAGAAGCAAGAGGGATACTTAAAGAAGCGTATTTTCCTGTTTAG
- a CDS encoding uracil-DNA glycosylase: MKAKRDHFINLLKDFSSPGVFNPWNDVDAENDISGESPLIRTGHLHAYLTERTGKAKYILMGEAIGYQGGHFSGIAMTSERILLGHMKGKGIGAEDVFTSISPRRTSRESVRPNGFTEPTASIVWGSLLNMGVAPADFVIWNTFAWHPYNPAKGMLSNRKPTDDELASGIPVLKAFLSVFPEAKVIAVGKVAEKELESLAIDCLEVRHPANGGAGKFRQQIGKIVSGK; the protein is encoded by the coding sequence ATGAAAGCAAAAAGAGACCACTTTATTAATCTCCTGAAAGATTTCTCCTCCCCCGGGGTTTTTAACCCCTGGAATGATGTGGATGCCGAAAACGATATTAGTGGTGAATCCCCGTTGATCAGAACCGGTCATCTCCATGCCTATCTCACGGAACGGACAGGAAAAGCGAAATACATCCTCATGGGAGAGGCCATTGGTTACCAGGGGGGGCATTTTAGCGGCATAGCCATGACTTCTGAACGGATACTTCTCGGTCACATGAAAGGAAAGGGGATTGGGGCGGAAGACGTCTTTACTTCCATTTCTCCAAGACGAACGAGCAGGGAGTCTGTCCGTCCCAACGGTTTTACGGAACCGACGGCATCCATCGTCTGGGGTTCTCTTTTAAACATGGGTGTTGCACCGGCAGATTTTGTCATCTGGAACACTTTTGCCTGGCACCCCTACAATCCGGCAAAAGGAATGCTTAGCAACCGAAAACCGACTGATGATGAGCTGGCTTCAGGGATTCCTGTCCTTAAGGCTTTCCTTTCCGTTTTTCCTGAAGCAAAGGTTATTGCCGTGGGTAAGGTGGCGGAAAAAGAGCTTGAGAGCCTGGCTATCGATTGTCTTGAAGTAAGGCACCCGGCAAACGGTGGCGCAGGTAAATTCAGGCAGCAGATCGGGAAGATTGTCTCGGGGAAATAA
- a CDS encoding diacylglycerol kinase, with protein MHKGKAENRGLKRPLLATRYTMAGLKAAWKHEEAFRLELAAAALMVPSAFWLGQTAVERSLLIGSCLIVLITELLNSSIEAVVDRVGTEHHELSGRAKDLGSAAVFCSLVMTVFIWLMISVERFF; from the coding sequence ATGCATAAGGGGAAAGCTGAAAACAGGGGACTCAAAAGGCCTCTTCTTGCCACGCGCTATACCATGGCAGGGCTAAAGGCGGCATGGAAGCATGAAGAGGCCTTTCGCCTTGAATTGGCAGCGGCTGCCCTCATGGTTCCTTCCGCCTTCTGGTTAGGGCAGACGGCGGTCGAAAGATCGCTCCTCATCGGTTCCTGCCTCATTGTCCTTATTACGGAACTGCTCAATTCTTCTATCGAGGCTGTTGTCGACAGGGTAGGGACAGAGCATCATGAACTTTCAGGCAGGGCAAAGGACCTCGGTTCAGCCGCCGTTTTTTGCAGCCTTGTCATGACGGTTTTTATCTGGTTAATGATTAGTGTTGAGCGGTTCTTTTAA
- a CDS encoding glutathione S-transferase N-terminal domain-containing protein, producing MSMILYHFESCPYCARVRSAVKELGIELEMRDTRENDAYREELMELAGRTQVPCLVVDGKPMHESDDIVHYLKKNFG from the coding sequence ATGTCAATGATTCTGTATCACTTTGAAAGCTGTCCTTATTGCGCCAGGGTGAGGAGCGCCGTTAAGGAACTTGGTATTGAGCTTGAAATGAGGGACACAAGGGAAAATGATGCTTACAGGGAGGAACTTATGGAACTTGCCGGGCGCACACAGGTGCCCTGTCTTGTCGTTGACGGCAAGCCGATGCATGAATCAGATGATATTGTCCATTACCTGAAAAAAAATTTCGGTTGA
- a CDS encoding HAD-IIB family hydrolase, translating into MKLIITDLDGTLLDHNTYSFEAARTALDRVKQLSVPLILCSSKTRDEIVLYCNKLGMKLPFISENGGGIYLPKGFLSVEFEERIQYSSKDKEYLLIEMGTGRDELRKVFLHVREATGIDVRSFSDMTVDEVMGLTSLPENEAVLAMERSFTEPFIFSSGDDTLIGELVARFNGRGLTVVKGGRFYHLMGNTADKGTAVKKIKGIFSKIARGKVMTMGLGDSENDLSMLSAVERPVIVRKWDGSWMEAEGTENFVKTEGIGPVGWNDAVLKFLDGNYLSA; encoded by the coding sequence ATGAAACTGATAATAACAGATCTTGACGGGACCCTTCTCGATCATAATACCTACTCTTTTGAAGCCGCCCGGACGGCGCTTGACAGGGTAAAGCAACTTTCCGTGCCCCTCATTTTGTGCAGCAGTAAAACGCGGGACGAAATAGTGCTTTACTGTAATAAACTCGGGATGAAGCTGCCCTTCATTTCTGAAAACGGCGGCGGCATTTACCTGCCCAAGGGTTTTTTGTCGGTGGAGTTTGAAGAACGCATTCAATATTCTTCAAAAGATAAAGAGTATTTGCTTATTGAAATGGGGACGGGCAGGGATGAACTGAGAAAGGTTTTTCTCCATGTGAGGGAAGCAACGGGCATTGATGTGAGGTCTTTTAGTGATATGACTGTCGATGAAGTGATGGGGCTTACCTCACTCCCGGAAAATGAAGCCGTCCTTGCCATGGAGAGAAGTTTTACAGAACCTTTTATCTTTTCTTCCGGTGATGATACCCTGATAGGGGAGCTTGTTGCCCGGTTTAACGGCAGGGGGCTTACTGTCGTTAAAGGGGGCCGCTTTTATCACCTCATGGGGAACACTGCTGATAAAGGAACTGCCGTAAAAAAGATCAAAGGAATTTTTTCTAAAATCGCCAGGGGCAAGGTTATGACAATGGGCCTTGGAGACAGTGAAAATGATCTTTCAATGTTAAGCGCCGTTGAAAGGCCTGTCATTGTGAGGAAATGGGATGGAAGCTGGATGGAGGCTGAGGGGACGGAGAACTTTGTAAAAACAGAGGGAATTGGTCCCGTCGGCTGGAATGATGCGGTTCTCAAGTTTCTCGATGGTAATTATTTATCAGCCTAG
- a CDS encoding alpha/beta hydrolase, which produces MRLTILSTIIFFFLTALVSLAQSPSAPIPVEKPGSAIKKTYVTEPVFNGRVFMVEAGKKGNETIVLIHGIGDEGARNWEKIIPVLAPHYHVVAFDLPGLGRSEKNNRLYSPKNYANFVKWVIDTYADGSVILLGHSMGGGIALRFAADYPESLSRLVLVDAAGILHRSVMTKYMAGFSPKNGWQQLFSEPFNVLNEAIDNAFDRLEADGLPVDLNFILNNSVLRKVFFQSNPKTIAALALVQEDFSAALDSIKTPTNIIWGQEDQIAPLRTAKLLAAKIPGSQLDVIGGAGHVLIVNKSDLFNRVLLDALSHPVMASEYSKAFPQPGGRNGWCEDGRGTVFSGPYDRIEIKGCKEVSLDGVSVKELYIEDSRVTIENSLVKSKGTAITVKNSKVTATALTIEGELAIDASGSNLDLAGVTITAGKYAVKTRNVSFILFSVSYISSPPSSGYMHGRQVVTPDNPL; this is translated from the coding sequence TTGAGACTGACAATACTCTCTACTATAATCTTTTTCTTTTTGACTGCTCTTGTTTCCCTGGCCCAATCCCCCTCTGCCCCTATTCCGGTGGAAAAACCGGGGTCCGCCATTAAAAAAACTTACGTCACCGAACCTGTCTTTAACGGCCGGGTTTTCATGGTGGAGGCAGGAAAAAAAGGGAATGAAACCATCGTCCTTATTCACGGTATCGGTGATGAAGGGGCGCGCAACTGGGAAAAGATCATTCCTGTCCTTGCGCCGCATTATCATGTTGTTGCCTTCGACCTCCCCGGTTTGGGACGTTCTGAAAAAAATAACCGCCTCTATTCACCAAAAAATTACGCCAACTTTGTCAAATGGGTTATCGATACCTATGCCGATGGTTCCGTTATCCTCCTTGGCCATTCTATGGGGGGCGGTATTGCGCTCCGCTTTGCCGCCGATTACCCGGAGAGCCTCTCCCGCCTTGTACTCGTCGATGCGGCAGGGATCCTCCACAGGTCGGTCATGACAAAATATATGGCTGGATTTTCTCCTAAAAATGGTTGGCAGCAGCTCTTTTCAGAGCCATTTAACGTATTAAATGAGGCCATAGACAATGCTTTTGACCGGCTCGAAGCAGACGGTCTTCCTGTCGATCTGAATTTCATATTGAATAATTCCGTTCTCAGAAAAGTTTTTTTCCAGTCCAACCCCAAGACTATTGCCGCTCTGGCTCTTGTGCAGGAAGATTTCAGCGCTGCACTTGATTCAATAAAAACACCGACTAATATTATATGGGGCCAGGAGGACCAGATAGCGCCGCTAAGAACGGCAAAGCTCCTGGCTGCCAAAATCCCTGGTTCGCAACTCGATGTTATCGGCGGGGCCGGCCATGTTCTGATAGTTAATAAAAGTGATCTCTTTAACAGGGTGTTGCTTGATGCCCTCTCTCATCCCGTCATGGCAAGTGAATATTCAAAAGCGTTTCCACAGCCGGGAGGTAGAAATGGCTGGTGCGAGGATGGGAGAGGGACCGTTTTTTCCGGCCCCTATGACCGGATAGAGATAAAAGGTTGTAAAGAGGTCAGCCTCGATGGTGTTTCTGTGAAAGAACTTTATATAGAAGATTCCAGGGTAACCATTGAAAACAGCCTTGTTAAAAGTAAAGGCACAGCTATTACCGTGAAAAATTCAAAAGTGACGGCAACTGCTCTGACTATCGAGGGAGAGCTTGCCATCGACGCCTCCGGCAGTAATCTTGACCTTGCCGGCGTAACTATCACTGCCGGAAAGTATGCCGTAAAAACAAGGAACGTCTCTTTTATTCTTTTTTCCGTGAGCTATATTTCAAGTCCCCCTTCAAGTGGATATATGCACGGCCGCCAGGTGGTAACGCCTGACAATCCGTTGTGA